A window from Schistosoma haematobium chromosome 1, whole genome shotgun sequence encodes these proteins:
- a CDS encoding hypothetical protein (EggNog:ENOG410V83G~COG:A), with protein MVEFKNTEEARTAKRHLNGADIYSGCCTLKVEFARPTRLTVTRNDQDSWDFENPLLLSTSLNEADGRGDISLLGRFERSRARHESSRSVNGGNFGYHDGFIKQNAVGLSVPPASFLDQLALNYHVSRRGLDGLNGQPYARAATAVIMVYNMDMDHMNCDRLFNLLCLYGNVVRIKFLRTKEGSAMAQMGDNVSVDRVITNLSEVPLMGNALSIRPSKQQLILDVPKPFELPDGTPSFKDYSGCRENRYINPDKASKNRIYPPSHTLHYWNCPPSYTPEELRKLIVECGASPPRQIAPFPRISDRSSSGLVEWGTKDEAVTALALCNHQAIPNTEGRYPFLLKLSFSSSPVNDRAFSGSKKIGSSNIGKSAASVDSSEYE; from the exons ATGGTGGAGTTTAAAAATACGGAAGAGGCCCGGACTGCTAAGCGGCATCTTAATGGGGCCGACATATATTCTGGCTGCTGTACACTGAAAGTCGAGTTTGCTCGTCCTACACGCTTGACTGTCACTCGTAATGATCAAGATTCATGGGATTTTGAAAATCCATTATTACTGTCTACCTCACTTAATGAAGCTGATGGGCGTGGAGATATTTCTCTATTAG GACGTTTTGAACGTTCACGTGCTCGACACGAAAGCTCAAGGTCTGTTAATGGTGGTAACTTTGGCTATCATGATGGTTTCATAAAGCAAAATGCTGTCGGGCTTAGTGTCCCACCTGCTTCGTTCTTGGATCAGTTGGCTTTAAATTACCATGTATCGAGGCGTGGTCTCGATGGATTGAATGGTCAACCTTATGCTAGGGCTGCAACTGCTGTCATAATGGTATATAACATGGATATGGATCATATGAACTGCGATCG CTTGTTCAACCTTCTTTGTCTCTATGGTAATGTTGTTCGTATTAAGTTTTTGAGGACTAAAGAAGGATCAGCTATGGCGCAAATGGGCGATAACGTTAGTGTTGATCGTGTCATTACTAACCTGTCAGAAGTCCCATTGATGGGAAATGCATTGTCG ATTCGTCCTAGCAAACAACAACTTATCCTGGACGTACCGAAACCTTTTGAATTACCAGATGGTACCCCATCTTTCAAAGACTATTCAGGGTGTCGTGAAAATAGATATATAAATCCAGACAAGGCGAGTAAGAATAGGATTTATCCACCATCACATACTCTGCATTACTGGAATTGTCCTCCGAGTTATACCCCAGAGGAACTGCGCAAGTTGATTGTTGAATGTGGTGCTTCACCACCTCG CCAAATTGCACCTTTCCCAAGGATTAGTGATAGATCCTCTTCAGGCCTTGTAGAATGGGGAACAAAAGATGAAGCCGTTACTGCCCTTGCTTTGTGCAACCACCAAGCTATTCCAAACACCGAAGGTCGTTATCCATTTCTTCTTAAACTGTCATTTTCAAGTTCTCCTGTCAATGATCGAGCATTTTCAGGTTCAAAGAAGATTGGCTCATCAAATATTGGAAAGTCAGCAGCATCCGTAGACTCTAGCGAGTATGAATAG